One window of Kosakonia cowanii JCM 10956 = DSM 18146 genomic DNA carries:
- a CDS encoding DUF1364 domain-containing protein produces the protein MPDLRKAARGRECQVRIPGVCNGNSETSVLAHIRLAGLCGTGIKPPDLIATIACSSCHDEIDRRTHLVDAEYAKECALEGMARTQVIWLKEGFVKA, from the coding sequence CCGCGCGAGGCCGTGAATGCCAGGTGCGAATCCCCGGTGTCTGCAATGGCAATTCTGAAACGTCTGTTTTGGCGCATATCCGCCTGGCTGGACTGTGCGGTACCGGAATCAAACCGCCTGACCTGATTGCCACCATCGCATGCAGCAGCTGTCACGACGAGATTGATCGCCGCACCCATTTAGTCGATGCGGAGTATGCAAAAGAGTGTGCGCTGGAAGGCATGGCCCGCACGCAGGTTATCTGGCTTAAAGAGGGGTTCGTTAAAGCATGA
- a CDS encoding lysozyme has protein sequence MKISPDGIALIKREEGERLKAYRDTKGILTIGVGHTGPVDGQTITPALTISKEKSTALLLADIAWVEKAINSSVKVPLTQHQYDALCSLVFNIGKNAFEDSTVLKRLNAHEYHGAADAFLMWKRAGNDPDILLPRRQREREVFLT, from the coding sequence GTGAAAATCAGTCCTGACGGTATTGCACTGATTAAGCGCGAAGAAGGCGAGCGCCTGAAAGCGTATCGCGACACCAAAGGCATTCTGACGATCGGCGTCGGTCATACCGGTCCGGTGGATGGACAGACCATAACTCCGGCACTGACCATCAGCAAAGAGAAATCAACCGCATTGCTACTGGCTGATATCGCCTGGGTTGAAAAAGCTATTAACTCCAGCGTTAAGGTGCCGCTCACCCAACATCAGTATGACGCGCTATGCAGCCTGGTCTTTAATATCGGCAAAAATGCCTTTGAAGATTCCACCGTCCTTAAGCGGCTTAATGCCCATGAATATCACGGCGCGGCCGATGCTTTCCTGATGTGGAAACGCGCCGGTAACGATCCGGATATTCTCCTGCCGCGCCGCCAGCGTGAAAGAGAGGTGTTTCTGACATGA
- a CDS encoding Rz lytic protein, with translation MNPINFIKNYSHIIVIGLICVALWGLNARNAQLTATNERLEKLANSKDDQINDLRSKNDGLAASVGELVTAVRQQNQVMSQVTEQRAVTAQQNRKLQNEIKQYLEADKCAQSRVPDNAADRLRAAAKAAGGVPDNKPAANQPAGRADLPH, from the coding sequence ATGAACCCGATCAACTTCATAAAGAACTATTCGCACATCATCGTTATCGGCCTGATTTGTGTGGCGCTGTGGGGACTGAATGCCCGTAACGCCCAGTTAACAGCCACTAATGAGCGGCTGGAAAAGCTGGCGAACAGCAAAGACGACCAGATTAACGATCTGCGGTCAAAAAATGACGGCCTGGCCGCCAGCGTGGGAGAACTGGTTACCGCCGTCAGGCAGCAGAACCAGGTAATGTCTCAGGTCACTGAACAGCGCGCTGTAACCGCACAGCAGAACCGGAAGCTACAGAATGAAATCAAGCAATACCTTGAAGCTGATAAGTGTGCCCAGTCTCGCGTGCCTGACAATGCTGCTGACCGGCTGCGCGCCGCAGCAAAAGCCGCTGGTGGAGTACCGGACAATAAGCCAGCCGCAAATCAGCCTGCCGGCAGAGCTGACCTCCCGCATTGA
- the rusA gene encoding crossover junction endodeoxyribonuclease RusA yields the protein MNEYRISLPWPPSNNRYYRHNRGRTHISAEGTAYRNAVMQIIKAALLDIGTPSQLRVRIECHMPDCRRRDLDNLQKAAFDALTKAGFWMDDSQVIDYRVLKMPLLKGGKLELTITELEDAA from the coding sequence ATGAATGAATATCGCATCAGTCTCCCGTGGCCGCCGAGCAATAACCGCTACTACCGGCACAACAGAGGTCGCACGCACATTAGTGCTGAAGGAACCGCTTACCGGAATGCTGTGATGCAGATCATCAAGGCGGCATTGTTGGACATCGGAACACCTTCGCAGCTGCGCGTGCGCATCGAATGCCACATGCCTGATTGCCGTCGCCGAGACCTTGATAACCTTCAGAAAGCTGCTTTCGATGCTCTGACCAAGGCCGGATTCTGGATGGATGACTCACAGGTTATCGATTATCGCGTTCTGAAAATGCCACTGCTTAAAGGCGGAAAGCTGGAGTTGACCATAACCGAGCTGGAGGATGCAGCGTGA
- a CDS encoding phage holin, lambda family, with protein sequence MKRMPDKDAGFWASLIAWLYSHKTEWGYAGVAGMFSLLRSAYAQSSWSKRVLDAVSCSALAFFAAPTLQVVGGVLNWNVPDTAAQVFAVYIGYVGNDYISEKLRGWISRRTGDNSENQS encoded by the coding sequence ATGAAACGTATGCCGGACAAAGACGCTGGTTTCTGGGCAAGTCTTATCGCCTGGCTATACAGCCACAAAACAGAATGGGGATATGCGGGCGTGGCGGGCATGTTTTCTTTGCTGCGCAGCGCCTATGCACAGTCTTCATGGAGTAAGCGTGTTCTCGACGCCGTATCTTGCAGCGCGCTGGCATTCTTCGCCGCGCCGACGCTTCAGGTGGTCGGTGGTGTTCTTAACTGGAATGTCCCCGATACAGCCGCTCAGGTGTTTGCGGTTTACATCGGGTATGTCGGCAATGACTACATAAGCGAGAAGCTGCGCGGGTGGATCAGCCGCAGAACGGGAGATAACAGTGAAAATCAGTCCTGA
- a CDS encoding antiterminator Q family protein, producing MKLELTTDQYRWIDGQLQLWGAWVQTGRIDKAMINMIAKFMATVEPQQTSRPVCSDDDGMLISQVIGSHLKAVDENAYKMLLAYYVYQSSEIRIATWQHAVACPRLMKTRGGNQYKKPSISTVRREVKEVLNAALFCLYQPMQNAFIVRDNAKKISKNVHYSLAFQ from the coding sequence ATGAAACTGGAACTTACCACAGATCAGTATCGCTGGATTGATGGGCAGCTCCAGTTGTGGGGCGCATGGGTGCAGACGGGGCGAATAGATAAAGCCATGATCAACATGATTGCCAAATTCATGGCTACGGTTGAACCTCAGCAAACAAGCCGGCCGGTATGCAGTGACGATGACGGCATGCTGATCAGCCAGGTTATCGGCAGTCACCTTAAAGCCGTCGACGAGAACGCATACAAAATGCTACTGGCTTATTACGTGTACCAGTCCAGCGAAATCCGCATTGCAACATGGCAGCATGCAGTCGCCTGCCCGCGCCTGATGAAGACGCGCGGCGGTAATCAATATAAGAAGCCAAGCATTTCCACGGTGCGCCGGGAGGTTAAAGAGGTGCTTAATGCAGCACTGTTTTGCCTATACCAACCGATGCAAAATGCGTTTATCGTTCGCGATAATGCGAAGAAAATCTCAAAAAATGTTCATTACTCGCTTGCTTTTCAATGA
- a CDS encoding Rha family transcriptional regulator — MTRDGWTMLVFSFTGKAAMAFKEAYIAAFNWMTDMIRQGVANLEAERNAAMLELMKEKDVASMSGRLLNRWGRVKKPQLLERIERIDQHGQITIPGLPK, encoded by the coding sequence ATGACCAGAGATGGATGGACGATGCTGGTATTCAGCTTTACCGGCAAGGCTGCAATGGCATTTAAAGAGGCATATATCGCGGCCTTCAACTGGATGACAGACATGATCCGACAGGGCGTCGCTAACCTTGAGGCGGAACGAAACGCAGCCATGCTGGAGCTTATGAAAGAGAAAGATGTGGCGAGCATGTCGGGCCGATTGTTGAACCGCTGGGGAAGGGTAAAAAAACCGCAGTTGCTGGAGAGAATTGAGCGAATCGACCAGCACGGGCAAATCACCATCCCAGGACTTCCAAAGTGA